One genomic region from Labeo rohita strain BAU-BD-2019 chromosome 7, IGBB_LRoh.1.0, whole genome shotgun sequence encodes:
- the shtn2 gene encoding shootin-1, translated as MMWNLEADDVISVYVTDEQSENFSSCLLDSEEENTLSSDDERDIECEILEKERDEANEKLSRMEEASAQLLKELDVLEMQFQIERSCRETAEAFALKVNKDFKALKRQSQAILPLIQEMPENFSILNLDPEADSSSEMASEEESSGEDPLLLSQNQIRELQSSVDRLLGEKIQLTAQLELLKKEKEDLKEKLVLEVGEKEALLRKLSKQSRTVNKMKRVSQLVTEEFTEMTHKLEMEQGLRQHAEVFAHQMLVKQQETQRQIQNAETEKQLQQTLGQVTEISKALEEIRLWYQNQMSQTAVEDLNTLSDLAAVRTKLEISEKERSEIEIQLKDSQQSVNALQEEIKLLKELKEIEQLPSIQSNEPNEANENPADPPSLVPPPPPPLPPPPPPPPPPPPPPTSSAPTDPLKALRNRKKGGNNATQTAKPAITEDMKARAVDEMMERIKKGIILKPVLKTPQAVSEDENAWKEQRSENRKSAVLELQGMLESMRRPGPRRVESKKRFSRNVGEAELQMVLQRRRRAMGDDKATPPSPSKPKDSPAAVSSSSPWAGESGSAPVLRRLQQNREKRISRIKASESIIWEEK; from the exons ATGATGTGGAATCTTGAAGCAGACGATGTAATTTCAG tTTATGTAACAGATGAACAGTCTGAAAACTTCAGCAGTTGCCTGTTAGATTCTGAGGAGGAGAACACCCTGTCTTCAGATGATGAAAGAGACATTGAG TGCGAGATTCTGGAGAAAGAGCGAGATGAGGCGAATGAAAAGCTCTCAAGGATGGAGGAGG cCTCTGCACAACTGCTCAAGGAGCTGGATGTGTTAGAGATGCAGTTTCAGATTGAGCGGTCATGCAGGGAAACCGCAGAGGCCTTTGCGCTGAAG GTGAATAAGGATTTCAAGGCATTAAAGAGGCAAAGCCAAGCTATTCTACCGCTGATTCAAGAAATGCCGGAAAACTTCTCCATCCTGAACCTGGACCCCGAGGCTGATTCCAGCTCTGAAATGGCCTCTGAGGAAGAGAGCAGTGGTGAAGATCCACTTCTCTTGAGTCAGAATCAAATTAGAG AACTACAGTCCTCTGTAGACCGGTTACTTGGGGAAAAAATTCAACTCACTGCACAGCTGGAGCTTCTTAAGAAAGAGAAGGAAGATTTGAAGGAAAAG TTGGTGTTGGAGGTCGGAGAGAAAGAGGCCCTTCTGAGGAAACTCAGTAAGCAGAGCAGGACTGTGAATAAAATGAAGAGAG TGTCCCAGCTGGTTACAGAAGAGTTTACAGAGATGACTCACAAGCTTGAAATGGAGCAAGGACTCAGGCAACATGCTGAAGTTTTTGCACACCAG ATGCTGGTGAAACAGCAAGAAACCCAGAGACAAATTCAGAATGCAGAGACTGAGAAACAACTACAACAGACTCTGGGTCAAGTGACTGAAATCAGCAAAGCTTTGGAAGAGATACGACTCTGGTACCAAAACCAG ATGTCTCAGACAGCAGTTGAGGATCTCAACACTCTGTCAGATCTGGCCGCAGTAAGAACAAAGCTGGAGATTAGCGAGAAAGAAAGGAGCGAGATTGAGATTCAACTGAAAGACTCGCAACAATCTGTTAATGCACTTCAGGAGGAAA TCAAGCTGCTCAAGGAGCTGAAAGAGATAGAGCAGCTTCCTTCCATCCAATCAAACGAACCGAATGAGGCAAACGAAAATCCAGCTGATCCACCATCACTGGTCCCGCCACcacctcctcctcttcctcctcctcctcctccacctcctccaCCACCACCTCCTCCTACATCTTCAGCTCCCACTGA CCCATTAAAGGCTTTGAGGAATAGAAAGAAGGGAGGAAACAACGCCACTCAAACTGCGA AACCCGCAATTACGGAGGATATGAAGGCCAGAGCGGTGGATGAAATGATGGAAAGAATCAAAAAAGGCATTATTCTCAAACCTGTTCTCAAAACGCCACAG GCTGTGTCAGAGGATGAAAACGCATGGAAG GAACAGAGGTCTGAGAACCGGAAATCAGCCGTGCTGGAGTTACAGGGCATgctg GAATCCATGAGGAGGCCTGGCCCTCGAAGGGTGGAATCTAAAAAACGCTTCAGCCGTAATGTTGGAGAGGCGGAGCTTCAGATGGTGCTTCAGAGAAGGAGGCGGGCCATGGGCGATGACAAAGCGACCCCTCCTTCTCCATCCAAACCCAAAG ATTCGCCCGCTGCCGTCTCGAGCTCTTCGCCCTGGGCGGGGGAGAG